A part of Sulfurimonas sp. HSL-1716 genomic DNA contains:
- a CDS encoding cytochrome c oxidase, cbb3-type, CcoQ subunit, with amino-acid sequence MDIVQLQGYAYFGLVVFMVVILYSYIYHLYSSEKKGVKDYEKYGNIALNDEIDDAPVEKISKDEKNK; translated from the coding sequence GTGGATATAGTTCAACTTCAAGGATACGCCTATTTTGGACTCGTTGTATTTATGGTTGTAATTCTTTACAGTTATATTTATCATCTATACAGCAGCGAGAAAAAAGGTGTAAAAGATTATGAGAAGTATGGAAATATCGCTTTAAACGACGAGATCGATGATGCTCCGGTTGAAAAGATCTCTAAAGATGAAAAAAATAAGTAG
- a CDS encoding FixH family protein — MKKNSGMIWPIAIGLSILGVVGLGAWTIVETSKAPVEESDIYMTYYQDADANANKIINATIAFNKKYNIQYLGKRLDPNNSQIIYKITTKEGKNVDNAKVKVIITRPQTHQFDMTLNDPKVSDGTYSFETKLPGIGRWNIMAQIEVGDNKRFFNLKTDTRTDAKPTEY, encoded by the coding sequence ATGAAAAAAAACAGCGGTATGATTTGGCCGATTGCCATAGGTTTGTCAATACTCGGTGTTGTCGGACTGGGTGCATGGACGATAGTCGAAACCTCTAAGGCTCCTGTCGAAGAGAGCGATATCTACATGACCTATTATCAGGATGCGGATGCGAATGCAAATAAAATAATAAATGCGACAATAGCGTTTAATAAAAAGTATAACATCCAATATCTCGGTAAACGCCTGGACCCGAACAATTCACAGATCATCTATAAGATCACGACAAAAGAGGGAAAAAATGTTGATAATGCGAAAGTTAAAGTTATTATTACCAGACCTCAGACGCATCAATTTGATATGACATTGAACGATCCTAAAGTCAGTGACGGAACATACAGTTTTGAAACAAAACTTCCCGGAATCGGCAGATGGAATATCATGGCTCAGATCGAAGTAGGTGATAATAAACGTTTTTTTAATTTAAAAACAGATACTAGAACTGACGCAAAGCCGACAGAATACTAA
- a CDS encoding 3-dehydroquinate dehydratase, translated as MNKFKRGLFALILFFYSINPLYAEYLYKDEVIFNPKLTHDVEVMGEELHDKTGIALRLVVLKQLDANQTIVDYEKNLIKNFSEPTILLTFSEVNKKVDILARPKSLYKYFDRRQVLSPTATGLQAFFMAVFFSNSFDDFKENVTNYGGTIIPILAEKAKGAEIVNKYSAALFNGYADIAEQVALSKNVKLDSAVGNSNRYTIEAVKVVFYLFVIYGLYLYLRKKFYMKKNKK; from the coding sequence TTGAATAAGTTTAAAAGAGGGCTTTTTGCCCTCATTCTCTTCTTTTATTCCATCAATCCCCTATATGCAGAGTATTTATATAAAGATGAAGTGATCTTCAATCCGAAGTTGACGCATGACGTCGAAGTTATGGGCGAAGAGCTGCATGACAAAACGGGTATTGCCCTGCGTCTTGTCGTCTTAAAACAGCTAGATGCCAATCAGACCATTGTCGATTATGAAAAAAATTTGATAAAAAACTTTAGCGAACCGACTATATTATTGACTTTTTCAGAGGTAAATAAAAAAGTCGATATACTGGCTCGTCCGAAATCTTTATACAAATATTTTGACAGAAGACAGGTGTTGTCGCCTACAGCGACCGGGTTGCAGGCGTTCTTTATGGCTGTTTTCTTCAGCAATAGTTTTGATGATTTTAAAGAGAATGTAACCAATTACGGCGGTACTATCATCCCTATCCTTGCAGAGAAAGCAAAAGGGGCAGAGATAGTCAACAAATACAGCGCAGCGTTGTTTAACGGTTATGCAGATATAGCAGAGCAGGTCGCACTGTCTAAAAACGTTAAGTTGGACAGTGCGGTGGGCAACTCCAACCGTTATACGATCGAAGCGGTCAAAGTTGTATTTTACTTATTTGTAATATATGGACTTTATTTATACTTGAGAAAAAAATTCTACATGAAGAAGAATAAAAAATGA
- the ccoN gene encoding cytochrome-c oxidase, cbb3-type subunit I produces the protein MENRPLEYDYTVAKMFMLTTILLGIVGMLIGVILAVELAFPSANTMLGGLGLNEFTNFSRLRPLHTDAVIFGFTLSGIWATWYYVGQRVLKVSMAESKVLMFLGKLHFWLYLLVVVSVVVSLFAGVTTSKEYAEFEWPIDIGVVLVWVIWGLGLFGLIGIRRERSLYISIWYYIATFLGIAMLYLFNNMEIPTILATSPAGETGIGAWYHSISMYSGTNDALVEWWYGHNAVAFGFTVPIVAMIYYFLPKESGQAVYSYKLSLLSFWGLMFVYLWAGGHHLLFSTVPDWMQTMGSIFSVVLILPSWGSAINMLLTMKGEWQQVATSPLIKFMILASTFYMFSTLEGPIQAIKSVNAIAHFTDWIIGHVHDGTLGWVGFMIMAALFHMAPRVFKRELYSKSLMGTQFWIQTLGVVLYFTSMWIAGITQGMMWRAHDEYGNLAYSFIDTVSALHPYWTIRAVGGLLYLVGFFMFAYNIYKTMTAGRRVEESELQNASPMAA, from the coding sequence ATGGAAAATCGTCCATTAGAGTATGACTATACAGTTGCTAAGATGTTCATGCTTACAACAATTCTGTTAGGGATTGTAGGTATGCTTATCGGTGTAATTTTGGCTGTAGAGCTGGCTTTTCCTAGTGCTAATACTATGCTAGGCGGGTTAGGTCTTAACGAATTTACGAACTTTAGTCGTTTACGTCCACTGCACACTGATGCAGTTATTTTTGGTTTTACGTTAAGTGGTATTTGGGCTACTTGGTACTATGTTGGTCAACGTGTATTAAAAGTCTCGATGGCAGAATCCAAGGTATTAATGTTCCTTGGTAAATTACATTTCTGGTTATATTTACTAGTCGTTGTATCTGTTGTCGTTTCTCTTTTTGCGGGTGTTACAACATCAAAAGAGTACGCAGAGTTTGAATGGCCTATCGACATCGGTGTCGTTTTGGTCTGGGTTATTTGGGGGTTAGGTTTATTCGGTCTTATCGGTATCCGCCGTGAAAGATCGCTTTATATTTCGATTTGGTATTATATTGCTACTTTCTTGGGTATAGCAATGCTTTATCTATTCAACAATATGGAGATCCCGACCATACTTGCGACTTCACCTGCAGGTGAGACCGGTATAGGTGCTTGGTACCATTCGATCTCTATGTATTCAGGTACGAACGATGCTCTTGTCGAATGGTGGTACGGACACAATGCGGTTGCATTCGGCTTTACCGTTCCTATCGTTGCAATGATCTATTACTTCCTGCCAAAAGAATCAGGTCAAGCTGTTTATTCATATAAACTGTCTTTACTTTCTTTCTGGGGATTGATGTTCGTTTATCTATGGGCAGGCGGACACCACCTTCTTTTCTCTACAGTTCCTGACTGGATGCAAACTATGGGTTCTATCTTCTCTGTAGTTTTAATTCTTCCGTCTTGGGGTAGTGCTATCAATATGCTTCTTACAATGAAGGGTGAGTGGCAGCAAGTCGCGACATCTCCATTGATCAAGTTTATGATTTTGGCTTCGACTTTCTATATGTTCTCTACATTAGAGGGACCGATTCAAGCTATAAAATCTGTAAATGCTATCGCTCACTTTACTGACTGGATCATCGGTCACGTTCATGACGGTACACTTGGCTGGGTCGGATTTATGATTATGGCGGCGCTTTTCCATATGGCTCCACGCGTATTCAAACGCGAACTATATTCAAAATCGTTAATGGGAACTCAATTCTGGATTCAAACTTTAGGTGTTGTTTTATATTTCACTTCTATGTGGATTGCCGGTATCACACAAGGTATGATGTGGCGTGCCCACGATGAGTACGGTAACTTGGCTTACTCGTTCATCGATACGGTTTCAGCGCTACATCCTTATTGGACAATTCGTGCTGTAGGTGGTTTATTGTATCTGGTAGGTTTCTTCATGTTCGCATACAATATCTATAAAACTATGACAGCCGGTCGTCGTGTTGAAGAGAGCGAGTTACAAAACGCTTCTCCTATGGCAGCGTAG
- a CDS encoding PD-(D/E)XK nuclease family protein, which produces MQAETLIFPTTRAIRHELLSLKKSTLFLQNYITVSEFIERACIVEGFTKIDSDTRLLLLLEASDFKEFESLHIERNFFTFTQNSSYIFSLFTELGGEKVELDDLELADTYGDYEEHIAILKILYKKYEVICREKKIFDPIFLPKSYKFNAEYVKTLGEIRVVVEGYLTAFEIEILQKCSEVADLKVEIATTAFNQKIRERFKSLGFSLEGGYTYLLDFNGKKILDAQKIFKNTDIECSGFSERLLQAAFVKQKVYEYIQKGLKPEDIVVILPNESFASILRLYDDQTNFNFAMGEDFKRTEAYMHLNAVCEYIENPTVQNGARVQRYGSSFYELLSPIYYADMKKVDFKELIERYTDSLRISSHKKVIEEELYGFVRLKYLYEEFNLRSTLHLFMQRLAQRSVDDVRGGKITVMGVLESRYVRYKGVIMVDFNDSDVPKRSEKDLFLNSDIRALANLPTQNDRENLQKHYYALLIDRAQYVSISYVASTSSMPSRFLTQLGIETKEIENEAAFAAILHKNVPQEKKESDEEITGEYDFSKIRLSATSLKTFLECRRRYYNRYIMQLEKHEFPQDFPTENKIGQDLHEALRNVYLKRSVYTDKRELQSAIYKELERISGSSSLEHYQLKLWNKKLNSFVENEMQRFEQGYAVYDCEKSLTCKFAGMELTGQIDRIDIKEEKLFVLDYKSGKYPSYTTRTLQKATDFQLEFYYLLASTIKKVDACGYYDLNSGKIVDETLLEEKLELLQRHLKEMLEQKSFSFDKTEDESKCQYCEFVYLCGRG; this is translated from the coding sequence ATGCAAGCAGAAACTCTTATCTTTCCTACGACTCGTGCGATCAGGCACGAGTTGCTTTCACTGAAAAAATCAACCCTTTTTTTACAAAACTACATAACCGTCTCCGAATTTATCGAGAGAGCCTGCATCGTAGAGGGTTTTACAAAAATAGACAGTGACACGCGTCTTCTTCTGCTTTTGGAAGCATCGGATTTTAAAGAGTTCGAATCCCTTCATATAGAAAGAAATTTTTTTACCTTCACCCAGAACAGCAGTTATATATTTTCCCTTTTTACAGAGCTCGGCGGAGAAAAAGTAGAGCTTGACGATCTTGAGCTTGCAGATACGTACGGAGATTATGAAGAGCATATAGCAATACTCAAAATTCTCTATAAAAAATATGAGGTGATCTGCCGCGAAAAAAAGATATTTGACCCGATCTTTTTACCTAAATCGTATAAATTTAATGCGGAGTACGTAAAAACATTAGGTGAGATAAGAGTTGTCGTTGAAGGGTATTTGACGGCATTTGAGATCGAAATCTTGCAAAAGTGCAGTGAGGTCGCGGATTTAAAAGTAGAGATAGCCACGACTGCTTTTAACCAAAAGATAAGAGAGAGATTCAAATCTCTCGGATTTTCCTTAGAAGGCGGGTATACCTATCTTTTGGATTTTAACGGTAAAAAGATTTTAGATGCGCAAAAAATATTTAAAAATACCGATATCGAATGCAGCGGTTTTAGTGAGCGTCTGTTGCAGGCCGCTTTTGTAAAGCAGAAGGTTTATGAATATATCCAAAAAGGCTTAAAGCCCGAAGATATCGTGGTCATACTTCCCAATGAGTCGTTTGCATCCATTTTAAGACTGTATGACGATCAAACGAACTTTAACTTTGCTATGGGAGAGGATTTCAAACGAACCGAAGCCTATATGCATCTAAATGCTGTATGCGAATATATAGAAAATCCCACTGTACAAAACGGTGCAAGAGTGCAAAGATACGGATCGTCATTTTACGAGCTCCTGTCTCCGATCTATTACGCCGATATGAAAAAAGTGGATTTTAAAGAGCTGATAGAAAGATATACAGACTCTTTACGGATAAGTTCGCATAAAAAGGTGATCGAAGAGGAGCTGTACGGTTTTGTACGATTAAAATATCTGTATGAAGAGTTTAATCTTAGGTCGACTCTTCATCTTTTCATGCAAAGACTTGCCCAAAGAAGCGTGGATGACGTTCGAGGAGGAAAGATAACCGTGATGGGCGTGCTTGAGAGCAGATATGTTCGCTACAAAGGTGTCATTATGGTCGATTTTAACGACTCTGATGTTCCTAAAAGAAGTGAAAAGGATCTGTTCTTAAACTCGGATATCAGAGCTCTTGCAAATTTGCCGACGCAAAACGACAGGGAAAACCTGCAAAAACATTACTACGCGCTGCTTATCGACAGAGCACAATATGTAAGCATCTCTTACGTCGCTTCGACATCTTCGATGCCCTCAAGATTCTTAACGCAGCTCGGTATAGAAACAAAAGAGATAGAGAACGAAGCGGCATTTGCAGCCATACTGCATAAAAACGTGCCGCAAGAGAAAAAAGAATCGGATGAAGAGATAACAGGTGAATATGATTTTTCAAAAATAAGACTTTCTGCGACATCGCTGAAAACGTTTTTGGAGTGTAGAAGAAGGTATTACAATAGATATATCATGCAGCTTGAAAAACATGAGTTTCCGCAGGATTTTCCGACAGAAAACAAAATAGGACAGGATCTGCATGAAGCCCTCAGAAACGTTTATTTGAAAAGATCCGTTTACACGGACAAAAGGGAGCTGCAAAGTGCGATATATAAAGAACTCGAACGTATCAGCGGAAGCAGTTCTCTGGAGCACTACCAATTAAAACTCTGGAACAAGAAATTGAATTCTTTCGTAGAAAACGAGATGCAAAGATTTGAGCAGGGGTATGCGGTCTATGATTGTGAAAAATCGCTTACATGCAAGTTTGCCGGTATGGAACTTACAGGTCAGATAGACAGGATCGATATAAAAGAGGAAAAACTTTTCGTACTTGACTATAAAAGCGGAAAGTATCCTTCCTATACAACAAGAACACTTCAAAAAGCTACGGATTTTCAACTAGAGTTTTACTATCTTCTGGCCTCGACGATCAAAAAGGTAGACGCTTGCGGATATTATGATTTAAACAGTGGAAAGATCGTGGACGAAACACTCCTTGAAGAGAAACTGGAGCTTTTACAAAGACATCTAAAAGAGATGCTTGAACAAAAAAGTTTTAGTTTTGACAAAACCGAAGATGAAAGCAAATGTCAGTATTGTGAATTTGTATATCTGTGTGGACGTGGATGA
- a CDS encoding c-type cytochrome, with protein MNKLYLAAVVFVAAMLGFTYVAMDIKGGLNGDIVNMLAILGAIALVIVSVFVVTKYVRQMQSDTAGGELADEKWDDIGEYKNPLPMGWAIIFFGMIIWAGWYFVAGYPVNAYSQIGEYNEDSAAANAKFEKKYANLSQEELHNMGESVFLVDCAPCHGLAADGMDGKAANLNKRLEAKTVAYVINHGSNNHLAVHQEMTNGKLVKTTSMMPDRNGLFNSSTNALITDAEIEKVAKYVSNGMKGDGADIFAATCSSCHGPDGKGMDFVAPNIAAFTPAFVADILSHGKKGAIGTMPAFTNLNDTQIKAVSTYITDISKGE; from the coding sequence ATGAATAAGCTTTATTTGGCAGCTGTGGTATTTGTTGCTGCGATGCTAGGTTTTACATATGTTGCGATGGATATCAAGGGCGGCTTAAATGGTGACATTGTCAACATGCTGGCTATACTCGGTGCAATCGCGCTAGTAATCGTATCGGTTTTTGTTGTTACTAAATATGTTCGCCAAATGCAGTCAGACACAGCTGGCGGTGAACTTGCAGATGAAAAATGGGACGATATAGGTGAATATAAAAATCCACTTCCAATGGGATGGGCGATTATATTTTTTGGAATGATTATTTGGGCAGGATGGTATTTTGTAGCCGGGTATCCGGTAAACGCATATTCTCAAATCGGCGAGTATAATGAAGATTCGGCTGCAGCGAACGCTAAGTTCGAAAAGAAATATGCAAACCTTAGCCAAGAAGAGCTACACAACATGGGTGAGTCGGTATTCTTAGTCGATTGTGCGCCTTGTCACGGTCTTGCTGCTGACGGTATGGACGGTAAAGCTGCTAACCTTAACAAGCGTTTAGAAGCAAAAACCGTAGCGTACGTGATAAACCACGGATCAAACAACCATTTAGCCGTACATCAAGAGATGACGAACGGCAAGCTGGTCAAAACTACGAGTATGATGCCTGATCGCAACGGATTGTTCAATTCAAGTACGAATGCTCTAATCACTGATGCTGAGATAGAAAAAGTTGCAAAATATGTTTCTAACGGTATGAAAGGTGACGGTGCCGATATCTTTGCAGCTACTTGTTCATCTTGTCACGGTCCTGATGGTAAAGGTATGGATTTTGTTGCTCCGAACATAGCTGCGTTTACTCCGGCTTTCGTTGCAGATATATTATCACACGGCAAAAAAGGTGCTATAGGTACTATGCCGGCATTTACTAATCTAAACGATACTCAGATTAAAGCCGTATCAACTTATATCACAGACATAAGTAAAGGAGAATAG
- a CDS encoding DUF4006 family protein — protein MENNFKGSGIFSLDGITGMLIATVLLLSILAGLTVWGLGVQNANQQKFYKITDEKSIKMIDTTSGTHRVLVN, from the coding sequence ATGGAAAATAATTTCAAAGGTTCCGGTATATTTTCACTTGACGGGATTACGGGTATGTTAATAGCTACTGTCTTATTACTATCTATCCTAGCAGGATTGACTGTGTGGGGATTAGGTGTTCAAAACGCCAACCAGCAGAAATTCTATAAAATCACTGATGAAAAATCCATCAAAATGATAGATACTACAAGCGGCACTCACCGTGTCCTTGTAAACTAA
- the ccoO gene encoding cytochrome-c oxidase, cbb3-type subunit II, whose translation MFHWLEKHPFFFAVGVFVVIAFAGLVEILPNFAQAAQPVVGTKPYTILQMAGREVYIKNSCNACHSQLIRPFKAETDRYGHYSLSGEYAYDRPFLWGSKRTGPDLHRVGNYRTTDWHENHMKDPAGVVPGSVMPAYTWMFTNLADIDTAYADQLTNAEFFNVPYNKPVPMKDGSTVTVPMAKSVADAHAMALAEAKVITADMKDKNVQDMVAAGKIPEIVALIAYLNSLK comes from the coding sequence ATGTTTCATTGGTTAGAAAAACATCCGTTCTTTTTTGCGGTAGGAGTTTTTGTCGTTATTGCGTTTGCAGGTTTAGTAGAGATACTACCGAACTTTGCACAAGCCGCTCAGCCGGTAGTCGGTACTAAGCCATATACTATATTGCAGATGGCAGGCCGCGAAGTTTATATCAAAAATAGCTGTAATGCTTGTCATTCACAACTTATTCGTCCATTTAAAGCTGAGACTGATCGTTACGGTCACTACTCTTTAAGCGGAGAGTATGCTTATGATCGTCCATTCCTTTGGGGTTCAAAACGTACAGGTCCGGATCTTCACCGTGTCGGTAACTATCGTACTACCGATTGGCATGAAAATCACATGAAAGACCCGGCGGGCGTTGTCCCTGGTTCTGTAATGCCGGCATATACCTGGATGTTTACAAACTTAGCTGATATCGACACTGCATATGCGGATCAATTGACAAATGCAGAATTTTTCAATGTGCCATACAACAAACCTGTACCTATGAAAGACGGCAGTACAGTTACGGTTCCAATGGCAAAATCAGTAGCAGACGCTCACGCAATGGCTTTGGCTGAAGCAAAAGTGATTACTGCTGATATGAAAGATAAAAATGTACAAGATATGGTTGCGGCAGGAAAAATTCCTGAAATCGTAGCTTTGATCGCATATTTGAACAGTTTAAAATAG